In Lycium ferocissimum isolate CSIRO_LF1 chromosome 11, AGI_CSIRO_Lferr_CH_V1, whole genome shotgun sequence, a single genomic region encodes these proteins:
- the LOC132037487 gene encoding LOW QUALITY PROTEIN: formin-like protein 5 (The sequence of the model RefSeq protein was modified relative to this genomic sequence to represent the inferred CDS: inserted 6 bases in 3 codons) has translation MIIYLPISSRLLYTKETNRDKVELLWLNCRVELMRANEAVEDLKYYVAEDSSGGEKNKHVDDLHPLVKQALLGCLREKNLLFLICGEEKGSPNWYARCVEFLFSLHGAPKRRKLKETPNPPPAPPNSKPSKSKDDKNSKKKSAAKASKKKDAVGVPIIAAAXAISVLVVLLCICCCCKCCRRSKKGLNDERPLLSLSSSDYSSSHKSSALGASFSNGGNRSFNNNPNDDSKIEIRRTGPAGMPPLKPPPGRVLSSEATAKPTPPPPPPPAKPTTPAPAAPPPPPVKPSSAGPRPXCTWTSSPPPMKPGPRPPPPTGGPPRPPSIGLKPPRRSPLGPNASTSASTDEEEDTDAKTKLKPFFWDKVQANTDQSMVWHQVKAGSFQFDEEQIETLFGYASAEKKKNGSKKGLRQDASNLYIQIIDQKKAQNLSILLKALNVTTEEVCDALKEGNELPAELIQTLLKMAPTAEEELKLRIYAGDLSRLGQAERFLKALVEVPFAFKRLETLLFMCTLQDEASLIKESFATLEAACTELRNSRLFLKLLEAVLKTGNRMNDGTFRGGAQAFKLDTLLKLSDVKGIDGKTTLLHFVVQEIIRSEGIRAARAXRDQRSLSSIKSDDLLEDLPQDSEDQYRNTGLQVVSGLSSDLEHVKRAAILDADNLTGTVAKLGHALIKARDFLNSEMKNIDEEDGFHQTLKNFVQNAEGEVMSLLEEEKRIMALVKSTGDYFHGNAKKDEGLRLFVIVRDFLVILDKVCREVKNGPRKLNSTPRKENVALTTSESTLSPRPDQSIHSPRLDQSTSSPRTDQSTPSPRPDQSIPSPRQRPDQSFPSARPDQRQKLFPAIADRRINDSSSDDDTP, from the exons ATGATCATTTACTTGCCAATCTCATCAAGGCTATTATATACAAAGGAGACTAATAGGGACAAG GTTGAGCTACTGTGGTTGAACTGTAGGGTAGAGTTAATGCGTGCTAATGAAGCTGTTGAAGATCTCAAGTATTATGTCGCAGAAGATTCAAGTGGGGGAGAAAAAAATAAGCATGTCGATGACTTGCATCCGCTAGTTAAGCAAGCCCTTCTAGGTTGTTTGAGGGAAAAAAATCTCTTGTTTCTTATATGTGGAGAGGAGAAGGGCTCACCAAATTGGTATGCCAGGTGTGTGGAGTTTCTATTTTCCTTGCATGGAGCTCCTAAACGGCGCAAATTGAAAGAAACCCCTAATCCACCACCTGCCCCTCCTAATTCAAAGCCATCTAAATCAAAAGATgacaaaaactcaaaaaagaaATCTGCAGCTAAAGCCAGTAAGAAAAAAGACGCGGTTGGGGTTCCTATTATTGCAGCTGC TGCCATATCTGTTCTCGTAGTACTTCTGTGCATATGCTGTTGTTGTAAGTGCTGTAGGAGATCCAAAAAGGGGTTGAATGATGAGAGGCCTCTTCTTAGCTTAAGCTCGAGCGACTATTCTTCATCGCATAAGTCATCTGCTTTAGGAGCTTCATTCAGTAATGGTGGTAACCGTTCATTCAATAACAATCCCAATGATGATTCTAAAATTGAGATTCGAAGGACAGGACCTGCTGGAATGCCTCCCCTGAAACCTCCCCCTGGTAGGGTGCTTTCTTCTGAAGCTACTGCTAagccaaccccacccccacctccGCCTCCTGCAAAGCCAACAACTCCTGCACCTGCTGCACCACCTCCACCACCAGTAAAGCCTTCATCTGCTGGTCCACGTCC CTGCACCTGGACCTCCTCCCCTCCACCTATGAAACCTGGTCCTCGACCGCCACCTCCCACCGGTGGTCCTCCTCGGCCACCTTCCATAGGCTTGAAGCCACCTCGACGTTCGCCTCTTGGACCAAATGCATCCACAAGTGCTTCAACTGATGAGGAGGAAGATACCGATGCCAAAACCAAGCTTAAGCCTTTCTTCTGGGATAAGGTTCAAGCCAACACTGACCAATCAATGGTTTGGCATCAAGTCAAGGCAGGATCTTTCCA GTTTGATGAAGAGCAGATAGAGACTCTATTTGGATATGCTTCTgctgagaaaaagaagaatgggTCAAAGAAAGGACTCCGCCAAGATGCTTCCAACCTATATATTCAAATCATTGACCAGAAGAAGGCACAGAATTTGTCTATTCTTCTTAAAGCCTTAAACGTGACAACTGAAGAAGTTTGTGATGCACTGAAAGAAG GAAATGAGCTTCCTGCTGAACTCATTCAAACTTTGCTTAAGATGGCACCAACTGCGGAGGAAGAACTGAAACTGAGGATCTACGCTGGGGATCTGTCTCGGCTTGGGCAGGCAGAGCGGTTCCTGAAAGCCTTGGTTGAGGTTCCATTTGCATTCAAGAGGCTAGAGACATTGCTTTTCATGTGCACTCTTCAGGATGAGGCATCCCTGATTAAAGAATCATTTGCCACCTTGGAG GCTGCTTGCACAGAACTCCGGAATAGCAGGCTGTTTCTCAAGCTCCTTGAGGCTGTTTTGAAAACTGGCAATCGAATGAATGATGGAACGTTTCGTGGTGGTGCACAAGCATTTAAACTTGACACGCTTCTGAAATTATCAGATGTAAAAGGAATAGACGGGAAAACTacgttgttgcattttgttgtTCAGGAGATAATCCGTTCAGAAGGTATACGAGCTGCCCGTGC CAGGGATCAACGGAGCTTGTCTAGCATCAAGTCTGATGATCTGCTCGAGGATTTGCCTCAGGATTCAGAAGATCAGTATCGAAATACTGGTTTACAAGTTGTCTCCGGTTTGAGTAGTGATCTTGAACATGTAAAAAGAGCTGCAATTCTGGATGCAGATAACTTAACAGGCACAGTGGCCAAACTTGGCCATGCACTTATAAAAGCGCGCGATTTCCTAAATTCAGAGATGAAGAATATAGATGAGGAAGATGGATTTCACCAGACATTGAAGAACTTTGTGCAGAATGCTGAGGGTGAAGTCATGTCGTTACTTGAGGAAGAAAAGCGAATTATGGCTCTTGTTAAGAGCACGGGTGATTATTTCCACGGAAATGCTAAGAAGGATGAAGGTCTGCGATTATTTGTGATTGTTAGGGATTTTCTGGTTATTTTGGATAAGGTATGCAGAGAGGTGAAAAATGGTCCGAGAAAGTTAAATAGCACACCAAGGAAAGAAAATGTAGCCCTTACAACTTCAGAATCTACCCTTTCACCGCGACCTGATCAATCCATCCATTCACCACGGCTTGATCAATCCACCTCTTCACCACGAACTGATCAATCCACCCCTTCACCGCGACCTGATCAATCCATCCCTTCACCGCGACAGCGACCGGATCAATCCTTCCCTTCAGCACGACCTGATCAGCGTCAGAAGCTTTTTCCGGCTATCGCAGACAGGCGAATTAATGATTCTAGTTCAGACGATGACACTCCTTAA
- the LOC132036011 gene encoding 21.7 kDa class VI heat shock protein, whose amino-acid sequence MNSMTSYKQIEVQFEEPNPKKWCVLLKEDVFVTLMNKGNFITHKVLCEGSLFSPLLFGKFFDPSDAFPLWEFDSDVLLSNARSSNNQCTVDWAQTDTDYVLRAEIPGVGKAGIRVSVEDGKVLEVSGQLRLKIETGTKGRKVESGRTRFCVRRIELKMRYGRKEAFLSGDHKFLEVKIPKIPPNISDVP is encoded by the exons ATGAATTCAATGACCAGCTACAAACAGATTGAAGTTCAATTTGAAGAACCAAACCCCAAAAAATGGTGTGTTCTATTAAAAGAAGATGTGTTTGTAACATTGATGAACAAGGGGAattttataacacataaagTTCTATGTGAAGGTTCACTGTTTAGTCCATTAttgtttgggaaattttttgatCCTTCAGATGCATTTCCACTTTGGGAATTTGATTCAGATGTGTTATTGTCCAATGCTCGAAGCTCTAATAATCAGTGCACAGTTGATTGGGCTCAAACTGACACAGATTATGTATTGAGAGCAGAAATACCAG GAGTTGGTAAAGCTGGCATTCGTGTTTCCGTTGAGGATGGGAAAGTTTTAGAGGTCAGTGGGCAGTTGAGGCTGAAAATAGAGACAGGGACGAAGGGTAGGAAAGTGGAAAGCGGTAGAACACGATTTTGTGTTCGGAGGATTGAGCTGAAAATGCGGTACGGAAGAAAAGAGGCATTCTTGAGTGGTGATCACAAATTCTTAGAAGTTAAAATTCCAAAGATCCCT
- the LOC132038282 gene encoding F-box/kelch-repeat protein At3g23880-like, whose translation MLPTEELNGENSEGKQEKSESEEQEILPCFDLVTEILSRLPVKSLMRFRSVSKSWLALICSPKFIKSHLSLSANNNKDYTNHRDYPMKNTSISFSIKGSVNGLICLVNGTKKLFLWNPSSRKYKKLPDFKINPKNIDDFIYGFGYDEIHDDYKVVRINNSGHLHDIHDVDMYSLKNDSWRRIDCPQSGVRLISSGKFVNGKLHWASSAGLGFERGWSITSFDLADEKWGKVERPCYRDRDGILMLGALGSNLSMICKNPSTHVDIWFMKEYGDKESWIKMFTINYTLDPMGYLFSQSFYLSKRGEFLLVFESTFMIYNPKDNSLRFPKCPKFGCALSAEIYIESLVCPISQNEPRTQQE comes from the exons ATGCTACCTACAGAAGAACTGAATGGAGAGAATAGTGAAGGAAAGCAAGAAAAGTCAGAATCTGAAGAACAAGAAATCTTGCCTTGCTTTGATCTTGTTACTGAAATCCTCTCAAGACTTCCAGTGAAATCTCTCATGCGATTCAGGTCTGTTTCGAAATCTTGGCTTGCTTTGATATGTAGCCCTAAGTTTATTAAGTCTCATCTGAGTTTATCAGCTAATAATAACAAGGACTACACCAACCACAGG GATTACCCCATGAAAAACACCTCTATATCTTTTTCGATTAAGGGGTCAGTCAATGGACTGATTTGTCTTGTAAATGGGACTAAAAAATTGTTTTTGTGGAATCCATCAAGTAGAAAGTACAAGAAACTGCctgattttaaaattaacccGAAGAATATTGACGATTTCATATATGGTTTTGGATATGATGAGATCCACGATGATTATAAAGTAGTGCGTATTAATAATAGTGGTCACTTGCATGATATTCATGATGTCGATATGTATAGCCTAAAGAATGATTCTTGGCGAAGAATTGATTGTCCTCAGAGTGGAGTGCGATTAATTAGTTCAGGTAAGTTTGTAAATGGGAAGCTTCATTGGGCTAGTAGTGCTGGTCTTGGTTTCGAAAGGGGCTGGAGCATAACCTCTTTTGATTTGGCTGATGAGAAGTGGGGAAAGGTGGAGCGACCCTGCTATAGAGATCGGGATGGGATTCTCATGCTTGGAGCGTTGGGAAGTAATCTTTCTATGATTTGCAAAAATCCAAGTACTCATGTAGATATATGGTTTATGAAAGAGTATGGGGATAAAGAATCTTGGATAAAGATGTTCACCATCAATTATACTCTAGACCCTATGGGATATTTGTTCTCTCAATCCTTTTATTTGTCAAAAAGAGGTGAATTTTTGCTTGTGTTTGAATCCACTTTCATGATATACAATCCAAAGGATAACTCACTCAGATTTCCAAAGTGTCCTAAATTTGGTTGTGC